A single Blastococcus colisei DNA region contains:
- a CDS encoding DUF5999 family protein translates to MCHHVTPCPDAASEARDLAAVLSSHPEQGWRLLCNGVVLFDDDGELLPDGRAVGDHHVWLSPELVEA, encoded by the coding sequence ATGTGCCACCACGTAACGCCCTGCCCCGACGCGGCCAGCGAGGCGCGCGACCTCGCCGCCGTCCTCAGCAGCCACCCCGAGCAGGGATGGCGCCTGCTGTGCAACGGCGTCGTGCTCTTCGACGACGACGGCGAGCTGCTCCCCGACGGCCGGGCCGTGGGCGACCACCACGTCTGGCTCTCGCCCGAGCTGGTCGAAGCCTGA
- the gcvP gene encoding aminomethyl-transferring glycine dehydrogenase — protein MADRAGSLPSLSSLNPAGSFAARHIGPRPDETAAMLAAVGHETLESLVDACVPEGVRDRTPLDLPAARDEAAVLDLLRERARANDVYTSMIGLGYYGTVTPAVIQRTVLENPAWYTAYTPYQPEISQGRLEALINFQTMVADLTGLPVSGASMLDEATAAAEAMTLVRRAGRAKAEAVFVVDADTLPQTLAVLQTRAEPLGIRLHVADLSGGWPSDLPEAGAFGVLLSYPGASGAVRDHRALATVAHEAGASVVVAADLLALTLLEAPGEWGADVACGTSQRFGVPLGFGGPHAGYLSVREGLARQLPGRLVGVSVDADGDVAYRLALQTREQHIRREKATSNICTSQVLLAVMAGAYAVYHGPGGLAAIAARVHRSATVLAGWLRSGGLEIVHEHFFDTLEVFVPGRAAAIVAAAAERRINLRLVDADTVAVACDETTTPAILRAVAESFGVAVDDSALDDDGADALPADLRRRTPYLTHPIFSAHRSETAMLRYLRSLSDKDLALDRTMIPLGSCTMKLNAATEMAAITWPEFANLHPFVPSEQARGYAQLIDELCTALAEVTGYAAVSVQPNAGSQGEFAGLLAIRGYHRSRGDEQRDVCLIPSSAHGTNAASAVMAGMRVVVVACDEAGNVDLADLRAKVDQHADRLAAIMLTYPSTHGVFEVDVQEICGAVHDAGGQVYVDGANLNAMVGLAKPGRFGSDVSHLNLHKTFCIPHGGGGPGVGPIGVREHLVPFLPGHPLVETGGQGPAVSGAPWGSAGILPISWAYLRLMGPDGLLTATEHAILAANYVATRLRDHYPVLYTGADGLVAHECILDIRPLTKATGITNDDIAKRLIDFGFHAPTMSFPVAGTLMVEPTESEDKAELDRFVEAMVTIREEIEQVATGEYDRSDNPLRNAPHTLAMLAGEWERPYPRTTAVYPVPALQGRSYLSPVRRIDQAYGDRNLVCSCPPPEAFAEHDFGSHALPADGAVPARGEGHPDDLGATTDVVGAQA, from the coding sequence GTGGCCGACCGTGCTGGATCCCTGCCGTCACTGAGCTCTTTGAATCCGGCGGGTTCCTTCGCCGCCCGGCACATCGGCCCCCGGCCGGACGAGACGGCCGCGATGCTCGCGGCCGTCGGGCACGAGACCCTGGAGTCGCTGGTCGACGCGTGCGTCCCCGAAGGGGTGCGCGACCGGACGCCGCTGGACCTGCCCGCCGCCCGGGACGAGGCGGCCGTGCTGGACCTGCTGCGCGAACGCGCCCGGGCCAACGACGTCTACACCTCGATGATCGGGTTGGGGTACTACGGCACCGTGACCCCGGCGGTCATCCAGCGCACCGTGCTGGAGAACCCGGCCTGGTACACCGCCTACACGCCGTACCAGCCAGAGATCAGCCAGGGCCGGCTCGAGGCGCTGATCAACTTCCAGACGATGGTCGCCGACCTCACGGGGCTGCCGGTGTCCGGCGCCTCGATGCTGGACGAGGCCACCGCCGCCGCCGAGGCCATGACGCTGGTCCGTCGGGCCGGCCGGGCGAAGGCGGAGGCGGTGTTCGTCGTCGACGCCGACACGCTCCCGCAGACCCTCGCCGTGCTGCAGACCCGCGCCGAGCCCCTGGGCATCCGGCTGCACGTGGCCGACCTCTCGGGCGGCTGGCCCTCCGACCTGCCCGAGGCCGGCGCGTTCGGCGTCCTGCTGTCCTACCCGGGCGCCAGCGGCGCCGTCCGCGACCACCGGGCACTGGCCACGGTCGCGCACGAGGCCGGGGCATCGGTCGTCGTCGCCGCCGACCTGCTCGCCCTCACGCTGCTGGAGGCGCCGGGGGAGTGGGGCGCCGACGTCGCCTGCGGCACCAGCCAGCGCTTCGGCGTCCCCCTGGGCTTCGGCGGCCCGCACGCCGGCTACCTGTCGGTCCGCGAGGGTCTGGCCCGGCAGCTGCCCGGCCGCCTGGTCGGGGTCTCGGTGGACGCCGACGGCGACGTCGCCTACCGGCTGGCGCTGCAGACCCGTGAGCAGCACATCCGCCGCGAGAAGGCGACCAGCAACATCTGCACCTCTCAGGTTCTGCTCGCCGTCATGGCCGGCGCCTACGCGGTCTACCACGGGCCGGGGGGCCTGGCGGCGATCGCTGCTCGTGTGCACCGGAGTGCGACCGTGCTGGCCGGCTGGCTGCGTTCCGGCGGGCTGGAGATCGTGCACGAGCACTTCTTCGACACCCTCGAGGTGTTCGTGCCCGGCCGCGCCGCCGCGATCGTCGCGGCCGCCGCGGAGCGGCGGATCAACCTGCGGCTCGTCGACGCCGACACCGTGGCGGTCGCCTGCGACGAGACGACGACGCCGGCGATCCTGCGGGCCGTTGCCGAGTCGTTCGGCGTCGCCGTGGACGACTCCGCCCTGGACGACGACGGAGCTGACGCGCTCCCGGCCGACCTGCGCCGCCGCACCCCCTACCTGACCCATCCGATCTTCTCCGCGCACCGCTCCGAGACGGCGATGCTGCGCTATCTGCGGTCGTTGAGCGACAAGGACCTCGCGCTCGACCGGACGATGATCCCGCTCGGCTCCTGCACGATGAAGCTCAACGCCGCCACGGAGATGGCCGCGATCACCTGGCCCGAGTTCGCGAACCTGCACCCGTTCGTCCCGTCCGAGCAGGCCCGCGGGTACGCGCAGCTGATCGACGAGCTGTGCACCGCGCTGGCCGAGGTCACCGGCTACGCGGCGGTCAGCGTCCAGCCCAACGCCGGCTCCCAGGGCGAGTTCGCCGGGCTGCTGGCCATCCGGGGCTACCACCGCTCGCGCGGCGACGAGCAGCGCGACGTCTGCCTCATCCCGAGCTCGGCGCACGGCACCAACGCGGCCAGCGCCGTCATGGCCGGCATGCGTGTCGTCGTGGTGGCCTGCGACGAGGCCGGCAACGTCGACCTCGCCGACCTGCGGGCCAAGGTCGACCAGCACGCCGACCGGCTCGCGGCGATCATGCTGACCTACCCGTCGACGCACGGGGTGTTCGAGGTCGACGTGCAGGAGATCTGCGGTGCCGTGCACGACGCCGGAGGCCAGGTCTACGTCGACGGCGCCAACCTCAACGCGATGGTGGGGCTGGCCAAGCCGGGCCGCTTCGGTTCCGACGTCAGCCACCTCAACCTGCACAAGACCTTCTGCATCCCGCACGGCGGAGGCGGGCCCGGGGTCGGGCCGATCGGGGTCCGCGAGCACCTGGTGCCGTTCCTGCCGGGCCACCCGCTCGTGGAGACCGGCGGTCAGGGACCGGCAGTGTCCGGTGCCCCGTGGGGCTCGGCCGGCATCCTGCCCATCTCCTGGGCCTACCTCCGGCTCATGGGGCCTGACGGCCTGCTGACGGCGACCGAGCACGCCATCCTCGCCGCCAACTACGTGGCCACCCGGCTGCGCGACCACTACCCGGTGCTCTACACCGGCGCCGACGGGCTGGTCGCCCACGAGTGCATCCTGGACATCCGCCCGCTGACCAAGGCGACCGGAATCACCAACGACGACATCGCCAAGCGGCTGATCGACTTCGGGTTCCACGCCCCGACGATGAGCTTCCCGGTGGCCGGCACGCTGATGGTGGAGCCGACCGAGAGCGAGGACAAGGCGGAGCTCGACCGCTTCGTCGAGGCGATGGTGACCATCCGCGAGGAGATCGAGCAGGTCGCGACCGGCGAGTACGACCGCAGCGACAACCCGCTGCGCAACGCGCCGCACACGCTGGCGATGCTGGCGGGGGAGTGGGAGCGGCCGTACCCGCGGACGACAGCGGTGTACCCGGTGCCCGCCCTGCAGGGCCGCAGCTACCTCAGCCCGGTGCGCCGGATCGACCAGGCCTACGGCGACCGCAACCTGGTCTGCTCGTGCCCGCCGCCGGAGGCCTTCGCCGAGCACGACTTCGGAAGCCATGCGCTTCCGGCCGACGGCGCGGTTCCCGCCCGCGGCGAGGGCCACCCCGACGACCTCGGCGCGACGACCGACGTCGTGGGCGCTCAGGCCTAG
- a CDS encoding MerR family transcriptional regulator encodes MSDQRDGSQGQLFSDAAVGAPPYDEVDTDLVGYRGPTACAAAGITYRQLDYWARTGLVAPSVRSATGSGTQRLYSFRDILVLKVVKRLLDTGVSLQNIRKAVDHLRTRGIKDLANITLFSDGATVYECTSAEEVVDLLAGGQGVFGIAVSGALRELSGELAELPAERLDGGPVHSAEDELSLRRRRRAAV; translated from the coding sequence GTGAGCGACCAGAGGGACGGCTCTCAAGGTCAGCTGTTCAGCGATGCCGCTGTCGGGGCCCCGCCGTACGACGAGGTCGACACCGATCTCGTCGGATACCGCGGCCCGACGGCGTGTGCCGCTGCAGGGATCACCTACCGCCAGCTCGATTACTGGGCCCGCACCGGCCTGGTCGCGCCGTCGGTGCGCAGCGCCACCGGGTCGGGCACCCAGCGCCTGTACTCCTTCCGCGACATCCTGGTGCTCAAGGTCGTGAAGCGGCTGCTGGACACCGGCGTCTCGCTGCAGAACATCCGCAAGGCCGTCGACCACCTGCGCACGCGTGGGATCAAGGATCTCGCGAACATCACCCTGTTCTCCGACGGCGCCACGGTCTACGAGTGCACCTCGGCGGAGGAGGTCGTCGACCTGCTCGCCGGCGGTCAGGGTGTCTTCGGGATCGCGGTCTCCGGCGCCCTGCGCGAGCTCTCCGGTGAGCTGGCTGAGCTGCCTGCCGAGCGCCTCGACGGTGGCCCGGTGCACTCCGCGGAGGACGAGCTGTCCCTGCGTCGTCGCCGCCGCGCCGCAGTGTGA
- a CDS encoding bifunctional nuclease family protein — protein MQELRVVGVRVELPGNQPILLLKETQGERYLPIWIGAVEAAAIAFEQQGVRPARPMTHDLLREVVSALGATLEAVNITEMRDGIYIAELVFGDERVVSARPSDAVALAVRTGAPIYGADDLLDEVGIEIPDEQEDEVEKFREFLDQISPEDFGAGSGSGGTA, from the coding sequence GTGCAGGAGCTTCGAGTCGTCGGTGTCCGCGTCGAACTGCCCGGGAACCAGCCGATCCTGCTGCTCAAGGAGACGCAGGGCGAGCGCTACCTGCCCATCTGGATCGGTGCCGTCGAGGCGGCCGCGATCGCGTTCGAGCAGCAGGGGGTGCGACCCGCCCGGCCGATGACCCACGACCTGCTGCGCGAGGTCGTGAGTGCGCTGGGCGCCACTCTGGAGGCGGTGAACATCACCGAGATGCGGGACGGCATCTACATCGCCGAACTCGTGTTCGGCGACGAGCGGGTGGTCAGCGCCCGCCCCTCGGACGCCGTGGCCCTCGCCGTCCGCACCGGTGCGCCGATCTACGGCGCCGACGACCTGCTCGACGAGGTGGGGATCGAGATCCCCGACGAGCAGGAGGACGAGGTCGAGAAGTTCCGGGAGTTCCTGGACCAGATCTCGCCCGAGGACTTCGGCGCCGGCTCCGGGTCCGGCGGCACCGCCTGA